TTCGGCGGCTGGCTGATGCGCAAATTCCGACGGTGCTGTTGGTGGGAAACCATGACCAACATGCCCAAGGCCGCGGAGGAGCCAGCCTTTGCATTTACCGCACGCTGGGGGTTCCGGGCTTTGTGGTGGGAGACACGTTGGCGCTGCATCGACTGGAAACCAGCCAGGGGCCAGTGCAGGTGCTGACTTTGCCTTGGTTAACCCGATCGACCCTGCTCACCAAGCGGCAAACGGAGGGACTGTCGTTGGCGGAAGTGGGGGCGCTGCTGCTCGATCGGCTCCAAGCGGCCCTGGAAGGGGAAATTCGGAAGCTTGATCCTGACCAACCCACCATTTTGTTGGCCCACCTGATGAGCGATCGGGCGCAATTGGGAGCCGAGCGGATGTTGGGCGTGGGCAAAGGCTTCTCGATTCCCCTCAGCACCATCACGCGCCCCGAGTTTGACTATGTGGCCCTGGGCCATGTCCACAAACACCAAAACCTGAACCCCAATAATCAGCCCCCGGTGGTCTATCCCGGCAGCATTGAGCGGGTGGACTTCAGCGAGGAAAACGAAGAAAAGGGCTATGTATTAGTAACGATCGAGCCAGGAGAGCGGGGACAGCGCCAAACACAATGGGAATTTTGCCCCCTGCCGGCCCGACCGTTTCGGACATTGCGGGTGGATTTGGCTGACTGCGACAATCCGTTGGCGGAACTGCTCGGGGCGATCGACCCGGCGGCCATTGAAGGGGCCGTCGTTCGGTTGGTCTATCGTGTGCGGGCAGAACAGCTTCACCAAATCGAGCTGGCGGCCGTGCGCGATCGACTAGCCGCCGCCCACACCTACAGCCTGCAAGCGGAGTTGATTAGCCAACTGGCACGCCCTCGCCTGCCCAACTTGGATGCCACCACCCTGGATCCGCTGTTAGCCCTAGAGGCCTATTTGGGAGAGCGATCGGACTTAAAAAACCTGGCCGACGATATGATCGAGGCCGCCCGAGATCTCTTGGGCTATGCCAGTCCGGCCATCGTGGTGAATCTGCCGGAGCCAGCCATGGCTCAGACTGCCAATCCAGATTGCCCAGATCCAGAATCTAGCCCAGGCCAAAACCCGGCAGTGACATCCACCGCCGAGCTGGCCACCGATGCTGACGATGGCGAACCGACCTCACCCAGCACCAATGGCCCCGATCGAGCCGTTCAGTCTCCAGCCATTGACCGATCGGGTCAACTCAGACTGCTTTAGAGGCCAATCACGTACTTGCGCCATTCCTGGTGTACGCCGCTCTTCACATGCTTCGTCACTTCAAAGTAGAGACTGCTGTGGGGACGGCGGGGCGGCTGGCGCAAAGGCATGTTGGCTTCCTTGGGGGTGCGATTGCCCTTGCGGATGTTGCAGCGCACGCAGGCCGTGACCATATTTTCCCAATGCTCACCGCCCCCGCGCGATCGGGGAACAACGTGATCCAGCGTCAAATCATCGCCCGTGTAGCCACAGTATTGACAGGAGTGGCTATCTCGGTGCAATATGTTTTTCCGCGTTAAGGGAATCTCTTTGTAGGGAACCTTGATGTAGTGGCGCAAACGGATCACGGTG
This region of Limnothrix sp. FACHB-406 genomic DNA includes:
- the sbcD gene encoding exonuclease subunit SbcD: MVKILHLSDIHMGSGFSHGRIDPQTGLNTRLLDFTAALERCIDRAISEPVDLVLFGGDAFPDATPLPMVQEAFAQQFRRLADAQIPTVLLVGNHDQHAQGRGGASLCIYRTLGVPGFVVGDTLALHRLETSQGPVQVLTLPWLTRSTLLTKRQTEGLSLAEVGALLLDRLQAALEGEIRKLDPDQPTILLAHLMSDRAQLGAERMLGVGKGFSIPLSTITRPEFDYVALGHVHKHQNLNPNNQPPVVYPGSIERVDFSEENEEKGYVLVTIEPGERGQRQTQWEFCPLPARPFRTLRVDLADCDNPLAELLGAIDPAAIEGAVVRLVYRVRAEQLHQIELAAVRDRLAAAHTYSLQAELISQLARPRLPNLDATTLDPLLALEAYLGERSDLKNLADDMIEAARDLLGYASPAIVVNLPEPAMAQTANPDCPDPESSPGQNPAVTSTAELATDADDGEPTSPSTNGPDRAVQSPAIDRSGQLRLL
- a CDS encoding HNH endonuclease, producing the protein MGKVLVLNASYEPLNITSWRRAVVLLLKGKAEQVEHNGRVVYRNIPLPTVIRLRHYIKVPYKEIPLTRKNILHRDSHSCQYCGYTGDDLTLDHVVPRSRGGGEHWENMVTACVRCNIRKGNRTPKEANMPLRQPPRRPHSSLYFEVTKHVKSGVHQEWRKYVIGL